The genomic window CGGTTTACCTGTTCCACCTGCACTGTTGACAGGAAAGACACAGAAGGAGGAACAAGGCCGTGGCTGATGAAGAAGTAAAACCAGTTCCCGCAGAGACAGAGGCTATAGTTCCAGCCGGTCAAATTTCCCAGTGGCTGACAGAAAATGGCTTTGCTCATGAGTCTTTGACAGCTGATAAGAACGGCGTAGAGATAATTAAAGTCCCGCCAGATTTCCTGCTTCCTATCGCTACAGCCCTGTACGCTTACGGGTTTAATTATCTCCAGTTTCAATCAGGTATTGACCTTGGGCCAGGAGAGGATTTAGTCAGTGTGTATCACTTGGTGAAAGTGGGTGATAATGCTGACCGACCTGAAGAAATCCGGGTGAAGGTGTTCTTACCACGGGAAAATCCTGTAGTGCCTTCTGTTTACTGGATTTGGAAGACGGCAGATTGGCAGGAACGCGAATCTTACGATATGTTCGGCATTATCTACGAAGGACACCCCAATTTGAAGCGGATTTTGATGCCTGAAGATTGGGTGGGTTGGCCTTTGCGTAAGGATTACATCTCGCCTGATTTCTATGAGTTGCAGGATGCTTATTAGGTTTTGCTGAAGTCCTAATTGCTGAGTGTCAGCTAGTGAGAATTTTAATGTCTCATCTTTAACCCTTCTCCGGCGGCGGAGAGGGGTAATGTTTTTTAGGGGTAGTTCACGAAACTACAAAGTTTTTCAGAGAATAGACCTCTTGCATAAATGCTGAAGCTGTCATGTTGAGCGAAGCGAAACATCTCAAAGATTCTATATTTCATTGAGAATGACACATCTCATTTTCGGACTTTTGCAAGAGGTCTAATCGCGATCGCTAAAATTTTTTTAGTCTATGATACTGTTTAATATGCAATTTTTAATTCCCAATTACAAAACTCCTCTTATAAATGAGAGGAGTTTTGTAAAGTTTAGTTGCTAAAATTTTATTTTTTTATTTTTAGAAAACACTCATGATGGTGATTATGCTGACGCTAGTCAACATAATTAACGCTCCCATAACCATAGATTCTCCCAACGAATTAGGGCGTTTTGGGTTATTTATCATAGTAGAATCCTGCAAATTTAGTTATTTCATAAAGATATCAGTCACCGTATATATATCTAAGAAACTAAGGTAAAACTTAAAATACTGCAATACTTCTTAGTAAATACTGTAGTATTTACTTAAAAATCAGATTCATCATTTTAGATAAACATAAATTTTAATTACGTACAATAACCTCATAAATTACAAAATTCATACGGCAACCTAATGAGAGCAAATTAACTTATACTCCCTTCCTTCCCTGCTAATAAAAAATATTGCCGACGACCTAACTTATGATTAAAATCCTTCACCTCTCTGACATCCATATGGGAAGCGGTTTTTCCCACGGCAGAATTAATCCAGTTACAGGTTTAAACACGCGACTGGAAGATTTTGTGCAGACTTTATCACTGTGTATTGATCGGGCATTAACGGATGCTGTAGATTTGGTTCTATTCGGTGGGGATGCTTTTCCTGATGCGACACCACCGCCTTATGTACAAGAAGCTTTTGCTAGTCAATTTCGGCGATTGGTCGATGCTAATATTCCAACGGTGTTGTTGGTGGGAAATCATGACCAACATTCCCAAGGACAAGGAGGCGCGAGTTTAAATATTTACCGCACCTTGGGAGTACCAGGTTTTGTAGTTGGGGATAAGTTAACTACTCACCACATCTCTACCCCTAACGGTAAAGTGCAAATAATTACCCTACCTTGGCTTACCCGTTCCACTCTGATGACTCGTCAGGAAACAGACGGTTTATCGCTGGCGGAAGTCAATCAATTGTTAACGGAACGCTTGCAAGTTGTTATGGAAGGGGAAATTCGTCGGCTTGACTCCGATGTGCCTACTGTGCTTTTAGCTCACTTGATGGCTGATAATGCAACTTTAGGGGCTGAACGGTTTTTAGCGGTGGGTAAAGGTTTTACACTACCCTTATCTTTGTTGACTCGTCCTTGTTTTGATTATGTGGCTTTGGGACACGTCCACCGCCATCAAAATTTAAATAAATCTAATAACCCGCCAGTGATTTATCCGGGGAGTATTGAACGGGTAGATTTTAGTGAGGAGAAAGAAGATAAAGGTTATATCATGTTGGAACTGGAACGGGGGAGTGCGAAATGGGAATTTTGCCCTTTATCAGTTCGGACTTTTCGGACTTTAGAAGTAGATGTGTCGAAAGCAGAAGAACCCCAAGGTGTTTTAATCAAGGCGATCGCTAAACATGATTTAGAAGATGCAGTAGTACGGCTAATTTATAAACTTCGTTCCGAACAAATCGATTTGATTGATAACTCTGCCTTACATTCTGCCCTGAGTGCTGCTCATACTTATACTATTCAAGCAGAATTAGTCAGTCAGTTAGCTCGTCCCCGCATTCCTGAGTTGAGTGCTAGCAGTAGCATAGACCCAATGGAAGCACTCAAAACTTACTTACAGAATCGTGAAGACCTCAAAGATATAGCTGGGTCAATGTTAGAAGCCGCAGAAAACTTATTAGGGACTTCGAGAAAATAAAATATACAATTAATAGTGATAATAATTCTTATTACTTGTATATTCTATTTTTGTTAGACTCAATTTTTCGATAATTCTTTAAGCAACTTGGAAATTTTCGGCTTCTTCCATTGGTTCATAACCATGAGTTAACTGCTCAATAGCTCTATCAATCAAATCTAAACCTTGCTGTACTGTTTCCACTAAACTTAATTGTCCCCGCAATTCAGCTGCACCGACAAAACCTTTGGCGTACCAAGTCATGTGCTTGCGGGCTTGACGGACACCGCGATCGCCTTTATATTCCCATAAGGCTTGTAAATGATCTCTGGCGCATTCCAAACGCTGAATTGGGGTTGGTGCTGGTAATGTCTCTCCAGTTTTCAAGAAGTGGTCAATTTCTCCTACCAAAAAGGGATAACCCAAAGTCCCACGGGAACACATCACACCATCAGCACCAGTTTGTTCTAAGCATCTTACAGCCGCTTCTACTGAAAATATATCCCCATTACCAATCACTGGAATAGATAGGGTTTCCTTCACACGGGCTATCCATTCCCAGCGAGCATTCCCATTGTACCCTTGAGCGCGGGTACGTCCATGCACAGTAATCATTTGCGCCCCGGCATCTTCCATGCGCTTGGCAAAATCGAGAATGAAGATTTCTTTGTCATTCCAGCCAATACGCGTCTTGACTGTGACTGGTACATTAACAGCCTTCACCACTTCCCGAACAATAGCCTCTGCTACTTCTGGCTGTCTCAACAGGGAAGAACCGCCACCATTTTTGGTAATTTTATTGACTGGACACCCCATATTTATATCAATAGTGTCAGCACCTTCTGCAACTGCTTTGATGGCTGCTTCCGCTAAGAAATCAGGACGACAATCAAACAACTGAATGCTGATAGGGCGTTCGTTGGGGTCTACCTCCATGATTTTGGGTAGTTGCTTGACGTAGTGTAACCCCGTAGCATTCACCATTTCGGTGTACATCATTGAATCTGGTGCATAGCGTCGCACTAAGCGACGAAATACCATATCTGTCACCCCAGATAAAGGCGACTGAAGAACTCGGCTTTTGACTTCAAATGAGCCGATTTTGAGGGGTTGAGAAAGTCTAGCTTGTAGGCTGGGAGACAGTGTGAGCATACGAACAATTCAAAATACACTTCAATGATATCTATTTGGCTCACCTTTTTTTAGTTAAGAAGGGGGTGTAAGGGTGTGAGGGTATAGGGGTGTAAGGGTTTTTAACACCTATACCCCTTCACTCTCCCCCAAACTCTTGATTTTTCGTATCACTGCGTAAGTCCTATCTAGTGCAAGTAATGGTAAATTGATATACAGATTTTAATGAAATCTTAATGATTGGTTGTAGCGATCGCCTGTAAATCCCCTCGAATGTTCCTAGCGTTTGACGAATTAGAGGATTTTGGCGATCGCTGGACGATAAATTTGTTTTATGATTCTGGGCTAGTGGTAGTTAAACGTTTTTCTTTGAGGTTTTGTAATTCCTGCCACAGAGAATCAACCTCTGCTTGCAAGCTCATGAACTTGACTTGTTGATCGTCTTGATAACAAGTCTTGGTTAACTCGCGTACTCGTACAGCTTGAGAGTTACGTTCAGCA from Nostoc sp. UHCC 0870 includes these protein-coding regions:
- a CDS encoding NAD(P)H-quinone oxidoreductase subunit J — protein: MADEEVKPVPAETEAIVPAGQISQWLTENGFAHESLTADKNGVEIIKVPPDFLLPIATALYAYGFNYLQFQSGIDLGPGEDLVSVYHLVKVGDNADRPEEIRVKVFLPRENPVVPSVYWIWKTADWQERESYDMFGIIYEGHPNLKRILMPEDWVGWPLRKDYISPDFYELQDAY
- the sbcD gene encoding exonuclease subunit SbcD — protein: MIKILHLSDIHMGSGFSHGRINPVTGLNTRLEDFVQTLSLCIDRALTDAVDLVLFGGDAFPDATPPPYVQEAFASQFRRLVDANIPTVLLVGNHDQHSQGQGGASLNIYRTLGVPGFVVGDKLTTHHISTPNGKVQIITLPWLTRSTLMTRQETDGLSLAEVNQLLTERLQVVMEGEIRRLDSDVPTVLLAHLMADNATLGAERFLAVGKGFTLPLSLLTRPCFDYVALGHVHRHQNLNKSNNPPVIYPGSIERVDFSEEKEDKGYIMLELERGSAKWEFCPLSVRTFRTLEVDVSKAEEPQGVLIKAIAKHDLEDAVVRLIYKLRSEQIDLIDNSALHSALSAAHTYTIQAELVSQLARPRIPELSASSSIDPMEALKTYLQNREDLKDIAGSMLEAAENLLGTSRK
- the dusB gene encoding tRNA dihydrouridine synthase DusB; the encoded protein is MLTLSPSLQARLSQPLKIGSFEVKSRVLQSPLSGVTDMVFRRLVRRYAPDSMMYTEMVNATGLHYVKQLPKIMEVDPNERPISIQLFDCRPDFLAEAAIKAVAEGADTIDINMGCPVNKITKNGGGSSLLRQPEVAEAIVREVVKAVNVPVTVKTRIGWNDKEIFILDFAKRMEDAGAQMITVHGRTRAQGYNGNARWEWIARVKETLSIPVIGNGDIFSVEAAVRCLEQTGADGVMCSRGTLGYPFLVGEIDHFLKTGETLPAPTPIQRLECARDHLQALWEYKGDRGVRQARKHMTWYAKGFVGAAELRGQLSLVETVQQGLDLIDRAIEQLTHGYEPMEEAENFQVA